A single genomic interval of Hevea brasiliensis isolate MT/VB/25A 57/8 chromosome 4, ASM3005281v1, whole genome shotgun sequence harbors:
- the LOC110633079 gene encoding uncharacterized protein LOC110633079 isoform X2, whose protein sequence is MAAAPTASTSGGDQEPPPPLTDTEIVNLAHQSNLHDYLFSASSHATLLSYLHTRSRSPTPSIAVSEYTLSLLSLISLSPHHPSLSSLLSSLLSAYTRLFLSFQIPHDPNSLKTINLFATLLKYVPVKDLEFIVESIVMDLSKLLGSEDTQILDILPGCFSCLCAEKGKECANLILDRIFESEWSKVVLVKMVFLARELAGFLDKVRARELLEKVFKGMKSVDLQDLPLLSYQLLVLASKGFNKREVIEGIMRFFGSELGSKASSTVRQVEGTVLLHVNFAVKQDPSLGQEVIGLVKLDSKALNHFAVAVLLSVARVRRFSESSMGILRTAVLAAYSDYKFSRDCLWLPDGLKKEYLQIVQMVEKSILRAVNESNYGREHIVPSIVQFSFALLESLEGGNQGDLCNFGGLLGVEELSVQILKNLFEIHDMARNEIIEQCKLRVLSLKPEQSIPVIRLLFCLVQSYPYPVLEHVSRLKELLDYFTFMHGNVASCLVAALASLFKFNRDLRDYTILVVRKAMFKREDAVRLAATNAIISVLLAEKQSTRDGLFSLQDSSSQASCSQQAEIPCSYSSGGLFQELSGLLHRCLYLQAKVRKAMYHGLLKLVLVDPASGGAVLDFLLPHFLHFFKEDDDVQLQISGCVKSEGGKVVIEEPLDCLLSCVCWILLLQPHDKTNNPDSLWACFGFSFSQDNEVGRNLSGEAFSKAFLHIRKFLKKGNLEDILSSTLGSGSTAVEEENKKCCALILSGTIEVVLNTIAIELEKATDLKRVDLENEILEFVNFHESLEKYSCVKQSSVVKSQNVRANALDMPSFIKDGLTQEQIPFLATSSLCQLMKTALSLYNSECSRSSAASQNHSQLPSRDTLKCFKIIHFVLNSSLLHIRSYPTGRKEEPLKTLIYGEIKLMGPPLLKLICLLNSGLNFATDQKKEMKGKKAVEDRKEHLHLALLCLKELVTISLKNSCSTGLLEDLLSASTLKYDLDEEYEEMSRIGDQQIRIKVIFIVKILRPLFAELLAQSSFHEIEILCEMLMMVCEKLPSKWRNSNGSWGIHVCKSNGIRNSRVARSVAALAISLSSPPDDLIVAQYMAKELLEVIGLERNTQVEMSESYPIINQSTSTAISSCILKFIEAFITDMHWTMKKLKMFSLVWQKSIHLSQNGEDVSGFAVEDNLYLRAEAVVKVLSSFVLMNLKDPQAEHLLRLTAKFYKHLAQMSRLRIAPKGCKQLIPSPTFQRLVEITCKQLTVPLYKFVAELQRGQQENPNTKVIINKIKRENKFIPDLIFQIEDYEKYLIRLSKVSKVNLLKHAKRSTSRDFRILDNRNNGEDAPNSHDAANDRAGRSHDSEDTESERVSSPQMDSPKAAEESDGENGHGVSNGKRIKRDNNRVVRDSDDET, encoded by the exons ATGGCCGCCGCGCCCACCGCCTCCACCAGCGGTGGAGACCAAGAGCCACCGCCACCACTAACAGACACCGAGATCGTAAACCTGGCCCATCAAAGTAACCTCCATGATTACCTTTTCTCTGCATCTTCCCACGCTACTCTCCTCTCCTACCTTCACACCCGCTCTCGTTCTCCCACTCCGTCCATCGCCGTCTCCGAGTACACTCTCTCTCTGCTGTCCCTAATTTCCCTCTCTCCACACCACCCTTCCCTATCTTCCCTCCTATCCTCTCTCCTCTCTGCGTACACCCGCCTCTTCCTTTCTTTCCAAATCCCACACGATCCCAATTCCCTCAAAACAATCAATCTCTTCGCCACTCTATTAAAATACGTCCCTGTCAAAGATCTCGAGTTTATTGTTGAGTCAATTGTAATGGATTTGTCAAAATTATTGGGTTCCGAAGATACCCAGATACTCGATATTCTTCCGGGTTGTTTTAGCTGCTTGTGTGCTGAGAAAGGAAAGGAATGTGCTAATTTGATATTGGATAGGATTTTTGAGAGTGAATGGTCAAAAGTAGTGTTGGTGAAGATGGTTTTTCTTGCAAGGGAACTTGCAGGATTTCTTGATAAGGTTAGAGCGAGGGAGTTGTTGGAGAAGGTGTTCAAGGGAATGAAGAGCGTGGACTTGCAGGACTTGCCTTTGCTTTCATATCAATTATTGGTTTTGGCATCCAAGGGGTTCAATAAAAGGGAGGTGATTGAAGGGATTATGAGGTTTTTCGGGTCTGAATTGGGATCGAAGGCGAGTTCCACTGTTAGGCAAGTTGAAGGGACAGTTTTGCTTCATGTTAATTTTGCGGTGAAGCAGGATCCCTCTCTAGGGCAGGAGGTTATAGGGCTTGTGAAGTTGGACTCTAAGGCTCTTAATCATTTTGCTGTGGCTGTTTTATTGTCTGTTGCGAGGGTTAGGAGGTTCAGTGAGAGTTCCATGGGGATTTTGAGAACTGCTGTGCTTGCTGCTTATAGCGATTATAAGTTTTCCAG GGACTGTCTGTGGTTACCAGACGGTTTAAAGAAAGAGTATCTGCAAATTGTCCAAATGGTGGAGAAGTCTATATTGAGAGCT GTAAATGAGAGCAACTATGGAAGGGAGCATATCGTTCCTTCTATTGTGCAGTTTAGCTTTGCATTGCTAGAGTCGTTGGAAGGGGGAAACCAAGGAGACCTCTGCAATTTTGGTGGTCTGTTGGGAGTTGAAGAGCTTAGTGTTCAGATACTGAAAAATTTATTTGAGATCCATGATATGGCAAGAAATGAG ATTATTGAGCAGTGCAAGTTGCGGGTCCTTTCTTTGAAGCCAGAACAAAGCATACCAGTAATAAG ACTGCTCTTTTGCCTGGTTCAAAGTTATCCTTACCCAGTGCTGGAACACGTTTCTCGTCTGAAGGAATTATTGGATTATTTCACTTTTATGCATGGAAATGTTGCCTCATGTCTTGTTGCTGCTCTAGCTTCTCTCTTCAAATTTAACCGTGATCTTCGG GATTACACCATTTTGGTTGTTCGTAAGGCCATGTTTAAACGAGAAGATGCAGTTCGTCTTGCAGCAACAAATGCTATTATTAGTGTCCTATTGGCAGAAAAGCAATCCACAAGAGATGGCCTATTTTCTCTTCAAGACTCATCAAGCCAAGCAAGTTGCAGCCAGCAAGCTGAAATACCCTGTAGCTATTCTTCTGGAGGTCTTTTTCAAGAGTTGAGTGGTTTACTACACAGATGTCTTTATCTGCAG GCAAAAGTGAGGAAAGCCATGTATCATGGTCTTTTGAAGCTGGTCTTGGTGGATCCAGCAAGTGGGGGAGCTGTACTTGATTTCCTCTTGCCTCACTTCCTTCATTTTTTCAAGGAG GATGATGATGTTCAACTTCAAATTAGTGGCTGTGTTAAATCAGAGGGTGGCAAGGTTGTCATTGAAGAGCCTCTAGATTGTCTTCTATCTTGTGTTTGTTGGATTTTGCTCCTTCAACCACATGATAAAACCAATAATCCAGATTCCCTATGGGCATGTTTTGGTTTCTCCTTTTCACAAGATAATGAG GTAGGAAGAAATCTGTCTGGTGAGGCATTCTCCAAGGCTTTCTTGCACATTCGGAAATTTCTAAAGAAGGGAAATTTGGAAG ACATTCTTAGTTCGACCCTGGGTTCTGGTTCTACAGctgtagaagaagaaaataaaaaatgctGTGCATTGATTTTATCAGGAACTATTGAAGTGGTATTGAATACTATTGCTATTGAATTGGAAAAAGCGACAGATTTGAAGAGGGTAGATCTTGAAAACGAAATTCTTGAGTTTGTTAATTTTCATGAGTCACTGGAAAAGTATAGTTGTGTAAAGCAGAGCTCCGTTGTCAAAAGTCAGAATGTACGAGCTAATGCTCTTGATATGCCTTCTTTCATCAAGGACGGATTGACTCAAGAACAGATTCCCTTCTTGGCAACTTCAAGTCTCTGTCAGCTAATGAAAACAGCACTGAGTCTATACAATAGTGAATGCTCTAGAAGTTCTGCAGCTTCCCAGAACCATAGCCAGTTGCCCTCAAGGGACACATTAAAATGCTTCAAGATTATTCATTTTGTCTTGAATAGTTCCCTTCTTCACATAAGATCTTACCCCACTGGAAGAAAAGAAGAACCATTGAAGACTTTAATTTATGGGGAAATCAAATTAATGGGGCCTCCTTTGCTGAAATTAATTTGCTTGCTTAACTCAGGGCTAAACTTTGCAACAGATCAGAAAAAGGAAATGAAGGGGAAAAAAGCTGTTGAGGACAGAAAGGAGCATCTTCACCTGGCCTTATTGTGTTTGAAGGAATTGGTTACAATTAGTTTGAAGAATTCTTGTTCAACTGGCTTGCTTGAAGATTTGCTGTCAGCCTCTACTCTCAAGTATGATTTAGATGAAGAATATGAAGAAATGTCCAGGATTGGTGATCAACAGATAAGAATCAAGGTGATTTTCATTGTCAAAATTCTGAGGCCACTGTTCGCTGAGCTTCTAGCGCAATCTTCTTTTCATGAAATTGAG ATTCTCTGTGAGATGTTGATGATGGTTTGTGAGAAATTGCCTTCAAAATGGAGGAATTCTAATGGATCATGGGGTATTCATGTCTGCAAAAGCAATGGCATTAGAAATTCCAGGGTCGCTAGAAGTGTGGCTGCACTTGCAATCTCTTTAAGCTCGCCGCCAGATGATTTAATTGTGGCTCAGTACATGGCTAAGGAACTACTGGAAGTCATTGGATTGGAGAGGAACACCCAAGTAGAGATGTCTGAATCATACCCCATAATAAACCAGTCAACAAGCACTGCTATAAGTTCGTGCATACTGAAATTTATTGAAGCCTTTATCACTGACATGCATTGGACCATGAAAAAACTAAAGATGTTTTCTTTGGTATGGCAAAAAAGCATTCATCTTAGTCAGAATGGAGAAGATGTTTCTGGATTCGCAGTTGAGGATAATCTGTACTTGAGGGCTGAAGCTGTGGTGAAAGTACTATCTTCCTTTGTTTTGATGAACCTGAAGG ACCCCCAAGCAGAGCATTTGCTGAGATTGACTGCAAAGTTTTACAAGCATTTGGCTCAGATGTCAAGACTCAGGATTGCACCTAAGGGATGCAAACAACTCATCCCCAGTCCAACTTTCCAGAGGCTTGTGGAAATAACCTGCAAGCAGCTCACAGTTCCTCTTTATAAATTTGTTGCGGAATTACAACGG GGACAACAAGAAAATCCTAATACTAAGGTTATCATCAACAAGATCAAGAGGGAGAATAAATTTATTCCTGATCTGATTTTTCAGATAGAAGATTATGAGAAGTATCTCATCCGGCTTAGCAAGGTGAGCAAAGTGAATTTACTGAAGCATGCCAAGCGTAGCACCTCCAGGGATTTCAGAATATTAGATAACAGGAACAATGGAGAAGATGCTCCAAATAGCCATGACGCGGCCAATGATAGAGCAGGCAGGTCACATGATTCGGAAGACACTGAATCAGAAAGGGTTTCTTCACCTCAAATGGATAGTCCTAAGGCTGCAGAGGAGTCTGACGGCGAGAATGGACATGGAGTTTCCAATGGCAAGAGAATAAAGAGGGATAATAATAGAGTCGTGCGGGACTCTGATGATGAGACATAG
- the LOC110633079 gene encoding uncharacterized protein LOC110633079 isoform X1 — translation MAAAPTASTSGGDQEPPPPLTDTEIVNLAHQSNLHDYLFSASSHATLLSYLHTRSRSPTPSIAVSEYTLSLLSLISLSPHHPSLSSLLSSLLSAYTRLFLSFQIPHDPNSLKTINLFATLLKYVPVKDLEFIVESIVMDLSKLLGSEDTQILDILPGCFSCLCAEKGKECANLILDRIFESEWSKVVLVKMVFLARELAGFLDKVRARELLEKVFKGMKSVDLQDLPLLSYQLLVLASKGFNKREVIEGIMRFFGSELGSKASSTVRQVEGTVLLHVNFAVKQDPSLGQEVIGLVKLDSKALNHFAVAVLLSVARVRRFSESSMGILRTAVLAAYSDYKFSRDCLWLPDGLKKEYLQIVQMVEKSILRAVNESNYGREHIVPSIVQFSFALLESLEGGNQGDLCNFGGLLGVEELSVQILKNLFEIHDMARNEIIEQCKLRVLSLKPEQSIPVIRLLFCLVQSYPYPVLEHVSRLKELLDYFTFMHGNVASCLVAALASLFKFNRDLRDYTILVVRKAMFKREDAVRLAATNAIISVLLAEKQSTRDGLFSLQDSSSQASCSQQAEIPCSYSSGGLFQELSGLLHRCLYLQAKVRKAMYHGLLKLVLVDPASGGAVLDFLLPHFLHFFKEDDDVQLQISGCVKSEGGKVVIEEPLDCLLSCVCWILLLQPHDKTNNPDSLWACFGFSFSQDNEVGRNLSGEAFSKAFLHIRKFLKKGNLEGLRDILSSTLGSGSTAVEEENKKCCALILSGTIEVVLNTIAIELEKATDLKRVDLENEILEFVNFHESLEKYSCVKQSSVVKSQNVRANALDMPSFIKDGLTQEQIPFLATSSLCQLMKTALSLYNSECSRSSAASQNHSQLPSRDTLKCFKIIHFVLNSSLLHIRSYPTGRKEEPLKTLIYGEIKLMGPPLLKLICLLNSGLNFATDQKKEMKGKKAVEDRKEHLHLALLCLKELVTISLKNSCSTGLLEDLLSASTLKYDLDEEYEEMSRIGDQQIRIKVIFIVKILRPLFAELLAQSSFHEIEILCEMLMMVCEKLPSKWRNSNGSWGIHVCKSNGIRNSRVARSVAALAISLSSPPDDLIVAQYMAKELLEVIGLERNTQVEMSESYPIINQSTSTAISSCILKFIEAFITDMHWTMKKLKMFSLVWQKSIHLSQNGEDVSGFAVEDNLYLRAEAVVKVLSSFVLMNLKDPQAEHLLRLTAKFYKHLAQMSRLRIAPKGCKQLIPSPTFQRLVEITCKQLTVPLYKFVAELQRGQQENPNTKVIINKIKRENKFIPDLIFQIEDYEKYLIRLSKVSKVNLLKHAKRSTSRDFRILDNRNNGEDAPNSHDAANDRAGRSHDSEDTESERVSSPQMDSPKAAEESDGENGHGVSNGKRIKRDNNRVVRDSDDET, via the exons ATGGCCGCCGCGCCCACCGCCTCCACCAGCGGTGGAGACCAAGAGCCACCGCCACCACTAACAGACACCGAGATCGTAAACCTGGCCCATCAAAGTAACCTCCATGATTACCTTTTCTCTGCATCTTCCCACGCTACTCTCCTCTCCTACCTTCACACCCGCTCTCGTTCTCCCACTCCGTCCATCGCCGTCTCCGAGTACACTCTCTCTCTGCTGTCCCTAATTTCCCTCTCTCCACACCACCCTTCCCTATCTTCCCTCCTATCCTCTCTCCTCTCTGCGTACACCCGCCTCTTCCTTTCTTTCCAAATCCCACACGATCCCAATTCCCTCAAAACAATCAATCTCTTCGCCACTCTATTAAAATACGTCCCTGTCAAAGATCTCGAGTTTATTGTTGAGTCAATTGTAATGGATTTGTCAAAATTATTGGGTTCCGAAGATACCCAGATACTCGATATTCTTCCGGGTTGTTTTAGCTGCTTGTGTGCTGAGAAAGGAAAGGAATGTGCTAATTTGATATTGGATAGGATTTTTGAGAGTGAATGGTCAAAAGTAGTGTTGGTGAAGATGGTTTTTCTTGCAAGGGAACTTGCAGGATTTCTTGATAAGGTTAGAGCGAGGGAGTTGTTGGAGAAGGTGTTCAAGGGAATGAAGAGCGTGGACTTGCAGGACTTGCCTTTGCTTTCATATCAATTATTGGTTTTGGCATCCAAGGGGTTCAATAAAAGGGAGGTGATTGAAGGGATTATGAGGTTTTTCGGGTCTGAATTGGGATCGAAGGCGAGTTCCACTGTTAGGCAAGTTGAAGGGACAGTTTTGCTTCATGTTAATTTTGCGGTGAAGCAGGATCCCTCTCTAGGGCAGGAGGTTATAGGGCTTGTGAAGTTGGACTCTAAGGCTCTTAATCATTTTGCTGTGGCTGTTTTATTGTCTGTTGCGAGGGTTAGGAGGTTCAGTGAGAGTTCCATGGGGATTTTGAGAACTGCTGTGCTTGCTGCTTATAGCGATTATAAGTTTTCCAG GGACTGTCTGTGGTTACCAGACGGTTTAAAGAAAGAGTATCTGCAAATTGTCCAAATGGTGGAGAAGTCTATATTGAGAGCT GTAAATGAGAGCAACTATGGAAGGGAGCATATCGTTCCTTCTATTGTGCAGTTTAGCTTTGCATTGCTAGAGTCGTTGGAAGGGGGAAACCAAGGAGACCTCTGCAATTTTGGTGGTCTGTTGGGAGTTGAAGAGCTTAGTGTTCAGATACTGAAAAATTTATTTGAGATCCATGATATGGCAAGAAATGAG ATTATTGAGCAGTGCAAGTTGCGGGTCCTTTCTTTGAAGCCAGAACAAAGCATACCAGTAATAAG ACTGCTCTTTTGCCTGGTTCAAAGTTATCCTTACCCAGTGCTGGAACACGTTTCTCGTCTGAAGGAATTATTGGATTATTTCACTTTTATGCATGGAAATGTTGCCTCATGTCTTGTTGCTGCTCTAGCTTCTCTCTTCAAATTTAACCGTGATCTTCGG GATTACACCATTTTGGTTGTTCGTAAGGCCATGTTTAAACGAGAAGATGCAGTTCGTCTTGCAGCAACAAATGCTATTATTAGTGTCCTATTGGCAGAAAAGCAATCCACAAGAGATGGCCTATTTTCTCTTCAAGACTCATCAAGCCAAGCAAGTTGCAGCCAGCAAGCTGAAATACCCTGTAGCTATTCTTCTGGAGGTCTTTTTCAAGAGTTGAGTGGTTTACTACACAGATGTCTTTATCTGCAG GCAAAAGTGAGGAAAGCCATGTATCATGGTCTTTTGAAGCTGGTCTTGGTGGATCCAGCAAGTGGGGGAGCTGTACTTGATTTCCTCTTGCCTCACTTCCTTCATTTTTTCAAGGAG GATGATGATGTTCAACTTCAAATTAGTGGCTGTGTTAAATCAGAGGGTGGCAAGGTTGTCATTGAAGAGCCTCTAGATTGTCTTCTATCTTGTGTTTGTTGGATTTTGCTCCTTCAACCACATGATAAAACCAATAATCCAGATTCCCTATGGGCATGTTTTGGTTTCTCCTTTTCACAAGATAATGAG GTAGGAAGAAATCTGTCTGGTGAGGCATTCTCCAAGGCTTTCTTGCACATTCGGAAATTTCTAAAGAAGGGAAATTTGGAAGGTTTGAGAG ACATTCTTAGTTCGACCCTGGGTTCTGGTTCTACAGctgtagaagaagaaaataaaaaatgctGTGCATTGATTTTATCAGGAACTATTGAAGTGGTATTGAATACTATTGCTATTGAATTGGAAAAAGCGACAGATTTGAAGAGGGTAGATCTTGAAAACGAAATTCTTGAGTTTGTTAATTTTCATGAGTCACTGGAAAAGTATAGTTGTGTAAAGCAGAGCTCCGTTGTCAAAAGTCAGAATGTACGAGCTAATGCTCTTGATATGCCTTCTTTCATCAAGGACGGATTGACTCAAGAACAGATTCCCTTCTTGGCAACTTCAAGTCTCTGTCAGCTAATGAAAACAGCACTGAGTCTATACAATAGTGAATGCTCTAGAAGTTCTGCAGCTTCCCAGAACCATAGCCAGTTGCCCTCAAGGGACACATTAAAATGCTTCAAGATTATTCATTTTGTCTTGAATAGTTCCCTTCTTCACATAAGATCTTACCCCACTGGAAGAAAAGAAGAACCATTGAAGACTTTAATTTATGGGGAAATCAAATTAATGGGGCCTCCTTTGCTGAAATTAATTTGCTTGCTTAACTCAGGGCTAAACTTTGCAACAGATCAGAAAAAGGAAATGAAGGGGAAAAAAGCTGTTGAGGACAGAAAGGAGCATCTTCACCTGGCCTTATTGTGTTTGAAGGAATTGGTTACAATTAGTTTGAAGAATTCTTGTTCAACTGGCTTGCTTGAAGATTTGCTGTCAGCCTCTACTCTCAAGTATGATTTAGATGAAGAATATGAAGAAATGTCCAGGATTGGTGATCAACAGATAAGAATCAAGGTGATTTTCATTGTCAAAATTCTGAGGCCACTGTTCGCTGAGCTTCTAGCGCAATCTTCTTTTCATGAAATTGAG ATTCTCTGTGAGATGTTGATGATGGTTTGTGAGAAATTGCCTTCAAAATGGAGGAATTCTAATGGATCATGGGGTATTCATGTCTGCAAAAGCAATGGCATTAGAAATTCCAGGGTCGCTAGAAGTGTGGCTGCACTTGCAATCTCTTTAAGCTCGCCGCCAGATGATTTAATTGTGGCTCAGTACATGGCTAAGGAACTACTGGAAGTCATTGGATTGGAGAGGAACACCCAAGTAGAGATGTCTGAATCATACCCCATAATAAACCAGTCAACAAGCACTGCTATAAGTTCGTGCATACTGAAATTTATTGAAGCCTTTATCACTGACATGCATTGGACCATGAAAAAACTAAAGATGTTTTCTTTGGTATGGCAAAAAAGCATTCATCTTAGTCAGAATGGAGAAGATGTTTCTGGATTCGCAGTTGAGGATAATCTGTACTTGAGGGCTGAAGCTGTGGTGAAAGTACTATCTTCCTTTGTTTTGATGAACCTGAAGG ACCCCCAAGCAGAGCATTTGCTGAGATTGACTGCAAAGTTTTACAAGCATTTGGCTCAGATGTCAAGACTCAGGATTGCACCTAAGGGATGCAAACAACTCATCCCCAGTCCAACTTTCCAGAGGCTTGTGGAAATAACCTGCAAGCAGCTCACAGTTCCTCTTTATAAATTTGTTGCGGAATTACAACGG GGACAACAAGAAAATCCTAATACTAAGGTTATCATCAACAAGATCAAGAGGGAGAATAAATTTATTCCTGATCTGATTTTTCAGATAGAAGATTATGAGAAGTATCTCATCCGGCTTAGCAAGGTGAGCAAAGTGAATTTACTGAAGCATGCCAAGCGTAGCACCTCCAGGGATTTCAGAATATTAGATAACAGGAACAATGGAGAAGATGCTCCAAATAGCCATGACGCGGCCAATGATAGAGCAGGCAGGTCACATGATTCGGAAGACACTGAATCAGAAAGGGTTTCTTCACCTCAAATGGATAGTCCTAAGGCTGCAGAGGAGTCTGACGGCGAGAATGGACATGGAGTTTCCAATGGCAAGAGAATAAAGAGGGATAATAATAGAGTCGTGCGGGACTCTGATGATGAGACATAG